GGAATCTCAGGAACAGTCACCGGGAGGCGGGGAAGAGGGCGGGACAGGCGCTGCAGCAGCCGGAGGAGCAGAGCTCCACGCGCCCAAGGCAGAGGCCCCGGTTgggggggggtgaggggcagCAGGGAGTAGCAGGGATCCCCGGGGTGGGATCCAGGGAGAAGGGATCAGAGACCCAGAGAGAGGGGGGCAGAGACCCAGGGGGAAAGGGACTGAGACCGGTaagagaggggaaggaggaaggaggtgtTGACCCAGAAGGAGGGGAGACAAAGGCTAGGGTGAGGGCAGGCTCAGGTGGGAAGGCCGGCACTTAGGACATGGAACCAGAGCCCCAGAGCCCGGGAGAGAGAGGGTGATAGTGACATGCTGAGAAGCAGGAGATATAGACACCCATAGACAGGCAGGGTCACGGGTCTCCTGCCAGCTGTCTGTGACCAGGACAGCTGGGGCCTCGGTAACCTGAGAGCAAcgccccaccaccccaccccactgtaTTTATAGCCCTGGCCTGTCCCCTATCCCCAAGTCTGACTTCCAGGGAGAGGAGGTCACGGGTATTGCCTGTTGGGGGCAGGGTTCCTTTCACCCCCTTCCAGGGGCTCCACTGTGACACCCACTCTCTCACGGAAGTACCCCGCTGTAGCTGTAAACTCCCCATAATGCAAGGCCGCACCCCACCATCGCAGGCGGCCCTCCCCTCAGATATGTCCCTCCTGCCCCCAGGTGACCCGGGCTCCCCAAGCTTGGCCCACTAAACATCTAACCCGCGTCCTCTCAGCTGCCAGACAGGAGCTGGTTAGCAGCATAGAGTCAAGTTCCTTGGACCCCTCCCCTGGCCATGGAGAGACCCCTCCAGTCACCCCCTCAGCTGGAGGGTGGAGGAGCAGGAGAGGAGGGGCCACAGACCTGCCCAGAATAACTCAGGGCCGGGAGTAAATTTAGCcatggagaggggaggggagagaccCCATTGgctgagggggtggggagggagggcccGAGAGGGCTGTCAGGGGGCTCAGGAGCCTGCCTCAGAGGGGTGTCCAGAGCTGGGCAGAGACAGCCAAGGAGGGCAGCCGGAGAGACACAAGGCAAGGGAGAGACACAGAGGGAAAGAGACTGACCCCCAGGGAGACGTGGACTCCAGAGTTCACCCACAGAGGCCACTGGGGCCAGCGTTGGGGAGACTGTCCTGCCCTTCCGTCCCCATGGGCCACCGCGGGCCATGGCTGCACACTTCCCTCCTCTGGGCTGCCGTGGCCAGCCTGCTCCTCCCCACTGCCGTGCCCCAGCAGCTGAGGGGGGCCAGGCTGGGCCCCGGGCACTGGCACAACAACGCCGCGATGGAGGACGGGTCAGCCGACGTGGGCCACCATGTCCACAGGCACGGAGGCCACCGAGATGAGTGGGAAGATGCTTCCACAGAGGACGGACCTCCTTCCTGGAGCCCCGGAGGTCTCAGAGATGAGGACAAAGATGTCTCCAGTGAGTACGGGCGCCCACGGCAAGGCCACAGGTATCAACGCCATGAGGACAGGGACGAGAACGACTCTGAGGAGGACGCCTTTGCAGAGCAGGTGGAGCAAGCCCGGGGGCCCAGACGCCATGGGCAGGAAGATGTGGATGATTCGGTGGAGCAGGGGCACCCCCTTCCCAGCCGCAGGAGCCACAGCCACGAGGACGAGGTCAAGGATGAAGTTCTTTCCACTGAGTACCACCATCTCCTTCAGCATGTACGCCAGGGCCAcggagaagaaacagacgacaatgatgatggtgatgatggcgatGATGTCTCCATTGATTCTAGACACCAGGCCCACATGCACCAAGGCCGCGGAGAAgacggtgatgatgatgatgatgatgtctcCACTGAGTATGGGCACCAGGCCCACGGGCAGCGAGGCCACGGTAGTGAAGAGTATGAGGATGTCTCAGCTGGACACCACCACCATGACCCCAGCCACAGGCACCGAGGCCACAGAGATGAGGACgatgaggatgaggatgaggatGTGTCCACTGAACATTGGCACCATGATCCCAGACATGCCCACCATGGCcgtgaagaagaggaggaggaagaggaggagatcACAGTCACCATGTTCAGCCACCACGCTCCAAGCCATGAGAATGATGACGAGGAGTTCCCAGAGGAATCGAGAGAAGCAGCTCCTGGCCAGGCCCACCGCGTAGTGCCCAGGGAGGAAGATGAGGACATCTCCGCCGAGCTTGGCCACCAAACTCCAAGCCACAGGCAACAGGGCGccagagatgaagagatgggtcATGATCACGGAGGATCCATCGAGGAGGAGCTGATCCACTGGCCCCCAGAACACACAGGAGTCAAGGATAGAAGCGACTGGAGAGCTtctgaggaagaagaggaagaagagatggaAGAGGACCGTGACTCCCAAGAGGAAGAAGATGAAGGTTCAGAGCAGGGAGAGGTAGGCACCCAGCACAATAGCCTGGAGCAGGAGGACGAGGAGGAAGGCCACGGCCTCAACCTgagccaggaggaggaggaggaagagggagaggaggacagGAGGGAAGAGAGGGCTGAGGTCCAGGCCCCACTGGGCCAAGGCCaccaggaggaagaggaggaggaggagctccCTTTCACCATCATCCCCAACCCACTGACCAAGAGGGAGGTCACTGCAGGTGACTCCAGTGAGGAGGACAGCAAGGAGGATACTGGTAAGTGACCTGGCCAGGTGGGAATGGGAAGAAGTGGAGTCAGCCTGGGTCACTGCTGCCCTCCTGTCCCCACAGGTCCACAGGATGCCCAGGAGTATGGGAACTACCAGCCAGGGTCGTTGTGTGGCTACTGCTCCTTCTGCAAGGCAGGTCCCCAGCCCAGATTCTCCACCAAGCTGGCCTTGGAGTGTGGTCCCAGGGACCCTGGGGAGCCATAGGTGGGCTCTGAGcaagggaggggcagggggaatgGGACTGGGGACTGACAGGCTGTGGGGAGCatagggagggtggggtgggcagagcTCCCACAAGTCCAGCCCAGTGACTGGGGGTACCTGCGGTTATCCTGAGGCAGGGAACCCTGGAGAAGAAGAGAGTGTTTGGGGAGAAGATGCTGAGCTCAATTGGAGGTAATGAGGATGTTGGCTCTGGGGAAATGTGCAGGGGGCACAGATGGGCCAATGGGTGTCTCCCAAATAGGGTTAGGGTTTCCATCTAACCAGGTTCCTCCCACCCCCAGAGATGCACTGAGTGTGAGAAGTGTCACTGTGACGAGGAGAACATGGGAGAGCACTGTGATCAGTGCCAGGTGAGGCCTCCCCAGGACCCAAGGCATAACCGGCTCTCAGAATGCCGCAGGAGTGTCTCAGGACCCCTCGGCCCTTAAATCTCGGCCTCTGACCCCACACTGGCCCAGCCCCTTACCCACTCCGCCATGCCATCTTGACTCCACCACCCATCGTGACTCTGAGCTCGACCTCGATCTCATTTCTGACCTGGGTCCTGACCTGACCAGGTCCTGACCacgccctccctctccctctctctccccccatCGCCCCCCTCCTAGCACTGCCAATTCTGCTACCTCTGCCCGCTGGTCTGCGAGACGGTCTGCACTCCAGGTGAGCATGGGCGGGGCCCGAGACGACCCTGACCTAAAGGCCGGCCCTCGCGAAGTGAAGCCAGGTGGAAAACTGGGGGCGCGGGAGCCCGGGGAGTAGGCGTGACGGCGGGCGTGGCCAAGGCTGTGTGCGGTGGATGGATGGGATGTGCGTCAAGGGGCGGGGCCTGGAGGACGGGACTTGCTGAGGTCAAGAAGTGGAAAGGAGGGGAGGGGCCTAGTAGGCGGGGCCAGCACTGGTAGACGCCCATGGGGCGGGGCTATCGGTAGCGAGAAGGCCTTAAGCCAGCAGAAAGGGGAGGAGCTTTTCCGAGTCCTGCGGGAAGGGACGCAGCGGGGCAGGAATTAGAAAGAGGGGGCGGAGCCAGTCCCGACACCGCACTCGGTGCAAAGTGGTCCCCTAACATCATCCACGGAGTACCTCCAAGCCTCTTCTCTTCCACAGGAAGCTACGTGGACTATTTCTCCTCCTCCCTGTACCAGTAAGTGAAGGGGGAAGTTTAGGCCCCTGTTTGGAGGGGACTGAGTCTGAATCCCCGGAAAGGAGCTGTCCGCTCTGCGTTAGTGGACGACCCTAGGACTTCATTTTCCCGCCCGGAAAAGGGGCTGATTAACCATACCTAAGCCCCTAGGGTGAGCTCTGGACACTTCGGCCTTCTGACCCCCGTGTCCTCCCCTCCAGAGCCCTCGCGGACATGCTGGAAGCTCCGGAACCCTGATCCGGTGCGAGGCCGCGGCGCAGACATACCTGCCCGGGCCTCCAGCCCCTCTCCACAAGCCGTATTTATTTCTCGGAAAAAACGTGGTTCCGAAACCTCGAGGTCAGACATGGAGTCTGGAATCTCAGGGGCTCAGGGAACGTGGGTGGGGGCTAGG
The genomic region above belongs to Tamandua tetradactyla isolate mTamTet1 chromosome 16, mTamTet1.pri, whole genome shotgun sequence and contains:
- the HRC gene encoding sarcoplasmic reticulum histidine-rich calcium-binding protein, which translates into the protein MGHRGPWLHTSLLWAAVASLLLPTAVPQQLRGARLGPGHWHNNAAMEDGSADVGHHVHRHGGHRDEWEDASTEDGPPSWSPGGLRDEDKDVSSEYGRPRQGHRYQRHEDRDENDSEEDAFAEQVEQARGPRRHGQEDVDDSVEQGHPLPSRRSHSHEDEVKDEVLSTEYHHLLQHVRQGHGEETDDNDDGDDGDDVSIDSRHQAHMHQGRGEDGDDDDDDVSTEYGHQAHGQRGHGSEEYEDVSAGHHHHDPSHRHRGHRDEDDEDEDEDVSTEHWHHDPRHAHHGREEEEEEEEEITVTMFSHHAPSHENDDEEFPEESREAAPGQAHRVVPREEDEDISAELGHQTPSHRQQGARDEEMGHDHGGSIEEELIHWPPEHTGVKDRSDWRASEEEEEEEMEEDRDSQEEEDEGSEQGEVGTQHNSLEQEDEEEGHGLNLSQEEEEEEGEEDRREERAEVQAPLGQGHQEEEEEEELPFTIIPNPLTKREVTAGDSSEEDSKEDTGPQDAQEYGNYQPGSLCGYCSFCKRCTECEKCHCDEENMGEHCDQCQHCQFCYLCPLVCETVCTPGSYVDYFSSSLYQALADMLEAPEP